The Oryza brachyantha chromosome 6, ObraRS2, whole genome shotgun sequence region AGATCTTCTTAAGTGTATTGTCAAtgctaaaagttaaaataatttgattagaTACAGTGAATTGGTGATTATTCTAAtcaatgtttttgttttgatctGGTTTGTGCTTAGAATAAGTTAATGTAACAATATTATATCATTCTTTTCTATGTAGACGTATATTGTTCTCGTATATACtgacaacatatatttattgatgatattgagtttaatatttatagataatattATACTTTTGCACTTTACCTCAACTATATTCGATATGTGGCATGGACTGATCGAAAGATTGATTGGAATGATTTTAATTTAAGACTATattatcaaacatttaatacgttctcaaatatatattctagaaccgtagcgttagcacgagCATATTATTAGTTTGTATTGATGagttaaaaatcttatatgcCATGGTTAAAATGAGCAAAGTCTCTCTTATGAAAGTCTTGATAAAACAATGGTTGGAAAATTTAAAGATTGTAGGATCAATTGAATGCACATATTTTTGTCACTCATATTGCTTTTAAAGTTGGAGCGATAGGAGATGGTATCCCCTGCTCTCGCACTCTTATAGACATGGATTATCTTGTGCAAGGTCATACATTAATATGGATTTTTTAGAGTATCTTTGGATGGACATGAGCCGTCCAAGGCACCAGATCGAACAACGAAGGAGGTGTATCCCTACTGCACCCGTTATGTTGTGTAGTAGCGTAGTGGTAGcgtatttttgggaaaaaaagtGCATGcctttcctatatatatggaGTTGATGATGGGCTTATCCGTTTGTTTCTCTTCTAAATAACGATCACGTCAACAGCACAAGTTTTTTGGgctgaattttagaaataaaataacaccaaaactccaaaattcaataaatgtgcagatcgatgtgcttcGAAGCTATCatggaacaaaacaaaaatcaggATAACCTGTCCAAGTACTGAATCCATAGCAACTGCTCCGCATGGATTATGAGAAATAATAATGATGTTTTTAATCTTCTGATTCTGCAGTTTGATAAAATGTCattaatttgaattatatGAAGCATTACTCTTAGCTGAGTATTTGAAAGGAAGTAAACACAGACGACGATGCGGCCATGACTGAGCACAGCTGATGGAGGGACGGTGCGGCCATGAGTGAGCCGGTATGAGGACGGGAGATCAACACAAATGACCATGGCCGGTAGAGTAGAAAGATTGAGCCTTCACAGCCCATTTCATCGGTGAAATTATGATTACTAAATTGCCCTTTCACATGAGTTAATTAAATGACTAAAATGACCATCCAAATCAATGGTTAGATTTGATCCTACTACGCTACTAACTAACGAAGTAAAATGTACCGTAAAAGCGCCATAAAATATGATCTGAAACTCTAAATGCAtctcttataattttttctctctggATATACAAATGAGATTCTGTTACCTAACCCATTAACTAAccgaaattttatttgtataagTGCTGAGCACTAACCATGTCTCTACAAAGTCTACAGCCAAATAGATCGAGGTAGCTCGCAGGTGATGTTTCTGAAAGGATAACTCGGGGCAGGTCAAAGAGTGCAGCCATGGAACAACATCAGCAGGTAGCTGCTGCAATATCTGTTCACACATCATGTGGATTGGAGCCAGGATAGGTATTACACCCGGTTGGCACACACCACCGCCAACATACGAAGCAGGAGGCTTGGCAAACTGTGGGTAGTCGCGAGTGGGAGCAGgccagaaatttttttattaaataaacatttttatcaattaattttattactaaggggtagttggtgaaatgaaaatttttggatatcataTTAGACGTTTGActagatgtcggaaggggttttcggacacgaatgaaaaaatgaatttcacggctggcctgtaaaccgcgagataaatcttttgagcctaattaatctgtcattaacgCATGTGGGTtattgtagtacttatggctaatcatgtactaattaggcttaaaagattcgtctcacaatttctcacgtaaccgtgcaattagtttttcattttatctatgtttaatactctatttagatgtccaaaaatttgatgtgatgtttttgggtgaaaatttttgggaactaaatagCCCCTACACCATCGGGCAAAACTTTTCCAACACTGAAACTTTTGATCACGCCAGTGTTGGTGACATAGTAAGACAACGTTACCACGCAGCCTGATCGGCGTGGCATGGCGTGgcagtcttgccacgccaatgtcagtggcgtggcaagacaatgctgccacGCCACCGGGATGGCAAGCCGTTTCGTCACGTCAATATTGGTGACGTGTCTAAAGGGattatacggtgaaaatattttttccgtaggtttagtaataaaattatttactaaaaatatttttaaaaaatcagcaGGCCACCAGCAGGCGCTGTGACTACCACTCTAGCACGCATCATTCCTCCAGCTCAAGTAGGATGCCACCGTCGTTCAGTGCACACGGTTCTTTCTCAGCTAGAGGTTTTTGGGACCTTAACCAAGGATCTGTGTGCTAGTCACCGTGCATGTGCTATGCACgctgttaaaaatataaaaaaaatatctacgtaaaaatagaagaaaaaaaaacagggcgATTGATTCGCGCAGTACCTCCGCGTGCGCACGTGGGAACTTTCGGGTGTGAAGCTAGCGTACATGGCACTGGTTAGGCTCGCACGACAAGGAATAACGTTTTATATATGCCTATATCTACGTGCTAGCCACCGTGCATGTGCTATGCACGCTGTGAGGACCATATGCATATCCAACGTCCTCCATTTGAATAGGACAACTTTAGAAATAAGTCCTTTCTTATCGCTGCTCCCTGCTGTTATTCTATTTAACGTCTATCTAGGTTTCactattcatatttagattttttaatgcaaatataaaaaattataaactataCATAAAGAATCattgataataaaacaaatcacaacaaaataattaataattacgtaAATTTGTTGGATAAAatgaatcattaaatataaatctaaaagttaatggtgtcaaataaaaaaaagtacaaaagtagaaaaaaataagtcagGTAATCACAGTTCTGTTCATTATTAACATCCGTTTTTTATCGAAATGGTAAGTTAGAGTATGTTTAAGAAGTGTCTAATTGATCCATAAAACTAAATTGAGGAATTAAGTTAGAAAACATATCTCCAATAGGTTACTAAATTTATTCTCAATATTTACATATGCCTAATATCAACTCTCTCGTgctctaaatttatttctaatattttatacatgtctAATATTAGATATCTCATATTCAAGATTTGAGGCAGACATACGTAAGGGTGGACAGGAAGCTCGTGgatcgttagctcgctcgactcgtgataAGTTCGGCTTGactcatttttctaacgagccgaacTGGCTCACGAGCTGCTCGTGAGCCTTAACGAGCCAGAGCATAGACCACAGGTCCACAGACCATAGGCTCACAGCCCAATAAGAAAGAAAACCCTAGGCAAAGGGAAGGAAATTGAGAGGCCACACTCTCACAGCCCcactgccgccgcccaccCTCCACCCTCTCTCGGCGACCAGCTCTCGGCAACGACCGATAGGTGGCGGCTCTCCCAGGCCCTAGCTCCACCGCCGGCTCTCACACCTCCGCCGCcagcgcgccgcctccgccatcaGCTCTCCCACCTCTGCGGCTCTGCCGTAGGCTCTCCCAGGCCCTAGCTTCGCCGCGACTCTCCCACCTCCATCGCCAAGGCCCCACCTCCCCCCTTCTGCTGCCGCCCACCATCACCTCCCACCGCTGCCGGCCCGCCTCCCATCCCCAGTGCTCCGCGACGAGCCGTCGATGACTACAGCAGACATCGCATCCACGTACGTCGCCAGCCACCTCTCACCGCCGCCAGCCAGGCCATTGGCTCATGAGCCTAACAAGCCAGCTCAAGCTTTCcaacgagtcgagccgagctgggtttttagctcgttaagataatgaGCCGAGctgagccagctcgttatcttaatgAGCTAGACCGAGCCAAGCCGAAATCCAGGCATAGACATATGTGTTCCCAATACAtgctatttaattttaagCTTGTTTTGGAGGAGAGGATCATTTTTAGGCAcaataaatttttggatggaCCCAATAAATGATTTTAGTGAATTAAGTATTGTAATAAGATGCTCAACTGTACCTCTCTATTCCTCATTCGAAAACCtaatatcttatattacacATACATCTTCGTTAAGACCAAAAGGTAAATTATGGTTGAGCCACGTCACCTGTAATTCTCAGCCGTAGGATCTAATCTGGACGGTGTGGTCACACTTCCTTCCCGTGCACGGTTGCAAATACGCACTCCTCCCCGATGCCGCCGTCAGGTACACGTTCTTTCTCCCTTCTCCTGTGCCCCTCCTCCCCCAGCATGGCACCAGATCCGGGCGCCGTTCTCTCCGCGCGCGCCAAGCCGAGTGATCCAGATCGAAAATCCCATTCCCACCATGGGCAAGTGCTACCCGACGGTGAGCGAGGAGTACATGGCGGTCGTCGCCAAGGCCAAGCGCAAGCTCCGAGGCCTCATCGCCGAGAAAAACTGCGCCCTCTCATGCTCTGCCTCGCGTAAGCCtcgattcgattcgattcgCTACATACACCTGCTTTCCATTCCACATCTCACCCCTGCCGCTTACAGCTGGCACTCCGTTGGAACCGCCAGGACCGGCGGCCCCTTTGGCACCATGAAGAACCCCACCGAGCAGGCGCATGGCACCAACGCCGGCCTCGACATCATCATCAGACTGCTTGAACCCATCAAGGAGCAACTTCCCCTTCTCTCCTATGCCGACTTCTACCAGGACAATCTTTCAACTCCAATTCACTTTCAGcgaacaaataaataaatcaaaaacaaattaaaaatatacaccCTAATTGGCATGTCCGAAAATGCACAGTGTGCACACcatttttaattatgcatgGATGGCGGATCACCACCTCAATTTGAACAACTGCTTTTTCACAAATAGGAAAAACAATTCCACTAGACAGTCCAGCTAGAGGCTGTTCTCAAGCAAGAGCGATCCCTACCAACCAAGTAAACACTAAATCATAGCATGCATAAATCATACATGGTGATATTATGTTACATGCATTGCAATTGTACTATCAGAACTACAGAGGACTGGCAGTTCATGGTGTTCCACCAAGTAGAACGCAATAATGCCGTGGCAAAACTATCCTAAAAGGGGTGATTTCACATTAGGTATTACTAATAGACAAAATCATCAGTGCCATGTATACAGCAGTACCCAATAGTAGTGCAGAAGCACCATTGTCTAtatcattaagaatatatcTAATCAATCCATGATTCCATATTTCCATGTCCACAAATGCTTGCTTACTCCTGTACCGCAAACTAAACTGTTGTGGCTGGGATGTTGTAGCGATGAACAGTGGATGTAAAATGTGAAATATTGTTTTGCTTTCACCCATACAAAATGATTCTTTTGTAGGCATCCCAGTCATGCCCGGATGTGGCTAGCTCCAGTAACGAGTGCTCTGGGTGAAAAAAAGATTGAACATCTTCATATTGCTATGCATGAATGACTGGAATCTGTTTGTTGAGGATACTGACTCTTATTATGGGTCAACATGAATGTTTTGACAAAGGCATACCGTACAgagcatgaaaaatattatctcaAGGTATGCCTGAATCAGTACACATACTGGCATGTTAGTAACTAGCAAGAATCAGACCGTGATAAAGATAAAGATCAAGGTGCTTGCAACGTATATTTGATAAGTCTAACTCATTACATTCTATTTCCCGTGTAATATAGGATCCATGGAttaaattgtttgtttttccaaAGATCTCAACATAAAAGAATAGTGAATTGAAATTAGTGTTTCATGTGTGTTTTCCAGCAAGTTCAGTgtgcatattttatcttttgtaaTGTACCCGCCATAACGCGCGGGGTTTCATCTAGTATATTCTATTACACATACATTCATTTGTATTCTTGCTATCCTATCTTGCTTGTTGAATAGTCCTAGCTAGATACTGCGATAAAAATTCACGGTATTTATGTCGCTTAATTAAATAGTAGCATATGATGTAATAAAGGTACTTGCCCATTAACATCCAGGATCCAACTTCCACTGTTGCGTAATCGAAAGaattgtaatatatatgttaaactATCAATTCCAGACAAGATAATAATGGCATACGTAGGACATATGATGACTAGATCCATCAAATTCTTTACAATGTTGGAACCTGGACTGTTGCAATCCGACAATCTGTAAACTTGTTCAGTCAAAATGTGCATGTAAACACATCTCAGTTAGAAAGAAAGGGCACCAGCTACATGGATTTTTCTGGCATTCTCCAAGTTCAAATGAAGAAAAACTTCCGTGGCCTGCATATCATAAAcatctagtatatatatatactgaaaTGGGCACCGAGATGAGGACATAAATAGTTCACAGTTCAACGATTTGAGTTAATAAAAATTCTGTGACTTGCCTCgtagtaagaaaaaaaacaagaagcaGTAGCCGTTGCTCCCCATAGAGGCGTTCAACTTGTAAAAAACAACATGTATGCAGTCAGTCTTCGTAGAAGAACACAAAAACTCCCAGGTCTTTGAggtcaaataaattatagagaaGTTCAGATCAGACGAGCATATAAAATAAGCAAGTGCCTCCATAGATCATAGACGGGTTCCTGAGAAGCTGAAACAAGGAGTAAACAAGATGAGGTCGAATCAACTTCACTTTTTTCCacggaaaaaaagaaaaagaatcaaCTATATATGCTCTTAAAAAAGAGGAGGATTGGAAGAAAGTGTGCCCATGTACACCAAAACTCTATGTAAACTTATGTATGGGGAAGCACCTGCTCGGCATCAAGCCGCTAGCTGACACCCTGAGGCAACTCACTCCTTCCTTTCACCGCTCGATCCCCAGCGAGAAAATGGCCGATGAAGATGAGAAATCCAAAGATGGAGGAGACAGACCATTGGAGTATTGCTTGCGGAAGTACCTCTTGCTGTTGGCAATCATGGTGGCCACAGTGACATATTCTGCAGGGTTCAACCCGCCGGGGGGTGTCTGGCAGGATACTGAGGCCGGGCACCTCGCCGGTGACTCCATCATCAGGGATACCGACTACACCCGGCACCTCGTCTTCTTCTACTGCAACGCGGCGGCATTCGCCTTGTCCATTGTGGTCATCATCCTCATCTTCATCCTCGCCATCGTGCACGAGAAGACGGGGGTATGGATCGCCATGCTCCCGCTGCGGGTGGCCATGGTGCTGGATTTGCTTGGCCTCGTGGGGGCCTACGCCGGCGGGACCAGCCGGGAAGTGCTGAAACCCAGGAATGCCTGCGTTTTGGTCATCGTTCTCGCCTACATGGCCATTCAAGTTGTGCTGACTTCATTCCATGACAAACtaaaattgttcatcagaTGCATAGGTGATGCCTCGATGTAATTAATTGTTCCATTTGACAGAAACCATCAACTGTTAGGTTCCTAACTAGCTACAATCTGCAGGTTGTTGCAAAGATGAGGAAACAAATGGGCAACCGCGACCAGTTGAGCAACCCCAACCAAACAAAGTGGAGGAAAAAGAGCGGCGCCGCAAGCTCCTGCTACTTCTTGCAACATTCGTGATGAGCATCACGTACCTGGCTGGGTTGAGCGCACCCGGTGGCTACTGGGACAGCACAAAGGAGGGCCACAACGCAGGCGACCCAGTCATGTGGGAACACCACTCTGTCCGCCTCAAGGTGTTCTTTGCCTTCAATGCTGTTGCATTTGTCATGTCCCTGCTCATCATTATGCTGCTCCTAGACAAGCAGCTTGTCATCCCACTGCTAGCCCGGGACAAGGTCCAGGAGGATCAGAGCACAAGAAGAACCAGCCCAGTACGAACCTTAGCACTCAAAGTATACATCTTTATCGCTCTTGTCGGTCTTGCTGGGGCTTACGCCACCGGAAGCAGCCGAGGAAGGAACACTACCATCTGTGTGAGTAGTCTGGTTTTTGCTGTTCTTGCATGTATTGTTGTCCTCAAGGCGATTATATCTCATCGGTCAACTCACAGGTActgaatgcatgcatacatgcctATCTGTCTGCTTCCAAATATTATTGCCATGTGTAATTCCATCTTAAATCTGACTGCACGCTCATGAATCGCTAGGTCAAGCATCGGAGGAGCAAAGACGAGCACAGAAAGTGgagaaaagaacacaaggaaTGGTGAAGGACAGACGAACACTAAAAGGAATGGCGCCGGAGTACAGTCAAACAAAAGCAATGCAGACATTCTGGAGAAGGCTCAATCTCTTGTTGTTCTGCTTTCCACTCTTGTAGCAACCGTGACATACCAAGCAGGGCTGGTCCCGCCAGGTGGTGTTTGGCAGGACAACTCGAACGGACATGAGGCCGGCGATCCAATACTCCTATCCATACAACCAGAGCGCTACAAGGTATTCTTTTACTGCAACTCAATAGCATTAGCAGCATCCTTGGTCACCATCATCTTGGTCCAGTACAAGCCTATGCTCAGGCGCCACATACTGGAGTGTGCCATGATACTGGATCTGTTTGGCCTCATTGGTGCATACTCTGCTGGGAGCTGCCGAGATGTGACCACATCCGTTTATGTCATTGCCTTGGCTGGAGGTGTTCTTGTCTATGTGGTTATTCATGTTGTATTCTTCACACTTGAAGACGCAAACATGGGAAAGAAAGACATAGATAAGGACAGAAACAGTGAGGACAAGAGGCGCAAGAGGTTGCTCCTTTTCGCTGTCTTGTGCACAACCCTTAGTTACCAAGCTGGGTTGACCCCACCAGGTGGGTTTCGGCTCAAGGATGATGAGTTTGGGCACCATGCAGGCGACCCTGTCCTCTTTTACAATTATCCACGCCGTTACAAGGCATTCTTCTACTGCAACTCGGTGAGCTTCATGTCATCCATTGCTTTCATTATACTCCTTGTGAATCCAAATCTTTACAGGCCAGCCATACGAAGCTATGCTCTCTCAGTTTGCACTGGGGTAGGCATGTTTGCTCTTATATGTGCCTATGCTGCTGGAAGCACTCAGCACCTGAAAACATCCATCTATATCTTTGGGTTAGTGGCTTTAGTGCTCTTCATTATGATGTTAGTGATCATATATCTCTATTGGAGAGATGTCaacaaaggaaagaaagatGAGGAAAAAGGTGAAAAATCCCGTGTCACACAAGATGGGGATGTCAGAAAACAAGAGACTAAAACGTTGAAGCCCATTGAGACAAGATCTGATGTTGGAATGGAAGGAGACAACATTACAGCTAATTCTATCGAGAACACAGAACAAGAAGAAATAACCACAGAGTCTGCCAAGGAAGAGCATAAATCAAAAAAGAAGCATGCCACACTCAAATACTTGATGCTGCTAGGAGTCTTGGCTGCAAGTGTTACTTACCAGGCTGGCCTCAACCCACCTGGGGGTGTGTGGCAGGGCAATAGCAATGGTCACGCAGCAGGTAACCCGGTTATGCATGACAACAGAAGACTCCGTTACCTCATCTTCTTTTACAGCAATTCTATTTCGTTTCTGGCATCCATTGTTGTTATCATCCTGTTGCTGCCGGAGAAACTGCAAGAGAACTGGTCGCTTAAGGTGATGAACATAACGATTGTGTTGGACTTGTTCGGCCTACTACTAGCCTACATGGCTGGATCAAGAATGCGGTTAGAGTCTTCTGGATACGTTATCGTGTTTGTTATAGCTGCACTAGGCGTTGCTGCAATTCACAAGATGTGGCCACTCGTTAGAAAATATtgggaaaaggagaaaagaaataatggTCAGCACTGACTGTTAGATCAACATGGAGATAGTCAAGTTAGGGAGCTTAGATGTTCTATGTATGCTTTGtaactccatccatccatgattTCTTTGTTCACTGGGATGCATTTTGTACTTTCCAATATATTATCTGGCTAAATCGGATGCAATCACGCTACTAGTCCATTCATATTTCCCCAGTAACAGCACGAATCAAACCAGTGTTACAAAATACAAATGTTACGGTTAAGTTCTGTTATAAATACTAAATTAAAtcctttctattttttttggactTAAATGAACTCTGTATTTCCTTTACTGAAAGCCCAGGCCAGTTTCCAGAATGCAAAAAAGatttttccaaattttgaAAAGTACCAAAACTTTTTGTACCAGGAAGTATGGAAACATGTTTGGGTTCCAAACAACCCAATTTGCTTCTGTGATATCTTggggaaaaaatgaattttatttgagctgaaattttatttgcaatgACATGGgccgcacacacacacatgcaccATTACTCATGCACACATCTACACACCCACAAGTGCACCCCTTAACACATGATCAAATAGATGAAGCTAGCAACAAATTCCTGACCTCACTAAGTTTGTATCGAAAATGAATTGATACTTGTGGCCGCTAATATGTGAGCCCTAGTGGGTAGGTACTAGAGTCATGCACCTCCGATTCCACCAAAACATATTCGGTGCTTCCTGATTTTTGAACTGCATTTCACATGTATCTAATCTTTAAAGCATTTTCTGGGAGGGCTTTTCtgtgacatttttttaaggaaagtTTGTgaatctcaaaatataagtgattTTAATGGCTACGGTCTTATACAGGAGTAAACATATTTCACTTTCTTACAAAGTTTAAACAACTAA contains the following coding sequences:
- the LOC102716423 gene encoding uncharacterized protein LOC102716423, whose protein sequence is MWEHHSVRLKVFFAFNAVAFVMSLLIIMLLLDKQLVIPLLARDKVQEDQSTRRTSPVRTLALKVYIFIALVGLAGAYATGSSRGRNTTICVSSLVFAVLACIVVLKAIISHRSTHRSSIGGAKTSTESGEKNTRNGEGQTNTKRNGAGVQSNKSNADILEKAQSLVVLLSTLVATVTYQAGLVPPGGVWQDNSNGHEAGDPILLSIQPERYKVFFYCNSIALAASLVTIILVQYKPMLRRHILECAMILDLFGLIGAYSAGSCRDVTTSVYVIALAGGVLVYVVIHVVFFTLEDANMGKKDIDKDRNSEDKRRKRLLLFAVLCTTLSYQAGLTPPGGFRLKDDEFGHHAGDPVLFYNYPRRYKAFFYCNSVSFMSSIAFIILLVNPNLYRPAIRSYALSVCTGVGMFALICAYAAGSTQHLKTSIYIFGLVALVLFIMMLVIIYLYWRDVNKGKKDEEKGDNITANSIENTEQEEITTESAKEEHKSKKKHATLKYLMLLGVLAASVTYQAGLNPPGGVWQGNSNGHAAGNPVMHDNRRLRYLIFFYSNSISFLASIVVIILLLPEKLQENWSLKVMNITIVLDLFGLLLAYMAGSRMRLESSGYVIVFVIAALGVAAIHKMWPLVRKYWEKEKRNNGQH